From the genome of Miscanthus floridulus cultivar M001 chromosome 10, ASM1932011v1, whole genome shotgun sequence, one region includes:
- the LOC136489970 gene encoding glycine-rich cell wall structural protein 2-like: MAGTKLVSLGLIVLMSMGLANAVRVARYSSADGTGTGQGGGGGYVNGGGSGSGSGTGSGDSGPYGTHASAGGGGGGGGTSQYGGSGYGTGSGSGSGSSTYSEGGYSGYGESSNAGGAGGGGGGGQAGGAWNSNAQGSGSGTGSGSSNANRYWDGSSDAGASANGNGGGTGNSENGGGGGGSGAGTGYGNAYP; the protein is encoded by the coding sequence ATGGCAGGCACAAAGCTAGTATCACTGGGGCTCATTGTCCTCATGAGCATGGGATTAGCCAATGCTGTTAGGGTGGCTAGATACTCTAGTGCTGATGGGACTGGCACAGGACAGGGAGGGGGTGGCGGATATGTGAATGGCGGGGGATCAGGGTCTGGGTCTGGCACCGGATCAGGTGATAGTGGTCCTTATGGTACCCATGCAAGTGCTGGAgggggtggtggaggtggtggaacTAGCCAATACGGTGGGTCTGGATATGGTACAGGGTCAGGGTCAGGTTCAGGGTCTAGTACATATAGTGAAGGAGGGTATTCTGGCTATGGAGAGTCTTCTAATGCTGGTGGTgccggtgggggtgggggtggaggACAAGCCGGAGGTGCTTGGAATTCCAATGCTCAAGGATCCGGTAGCGGCACCGGTTCTGGCTCTAGCAATGCTAACCGGTATTGGGATGGTTCAAGTGATGCGGGTGCAAGTGCTAACGGCAATGGAGGTGGCACAGGAAATAGTGAaaatggtggcggtggcggcggttctGGTGCCGGAACTGGATATGGCAATGCCTACCCATAA